Proteins from one Niallia circulans genomic window:
- a CDS encoding MetQ/NlpA family ABC transporter substrate-binding protein — MKKLMLFILFSVLCLAGCASNADKEEPKEKKEQTLKVASLIPPMTDILEIVKPLMKEEGVNLEIVVLNDNVQPNNALANKEVDANFFQHVPYMEQFNNNSNADLVAVQPIYHAVYGGYSPKFKSLDDLPDGATVAIANDPTNISRSLALMDKYGLIKLKDDATSTDATEADIVENKRNFKIKKVDLLMLARVYEDTDLTIMTPAYAEPLGLKPNKDALLTEGIESAFAITLVARKDNADSEAIKLLAEKMTGPEVKKFLEEDYKDSALPAF; from the coding sequence ATGAAAAAATTAATGTTATTCATTTTGTTCAGTGTCCTGTGCCTTGCAGGATGCGCCAGCAATGCAGATAAAGAAGAACCGAAAGAGAAAAAGGAGCAAACGCTTAAAGTAGCTTCCTTAATTCCTCCAATGACGGATATTTTAGAAATAGTGAAGCCGTTGATGAAGGAGGAAGGCGTTAATTTAGAGATTGTTGTTCTTAACGATAATGTTCAGCCGAATAATGCTTTGGCAAACAAAGAAGTGGATGCTAACTTCTTCCAGCACGTACCGTATATGGAGCAGTTCAACAACAATTCCAATGCTGATTTAGTGGCAGTTCAGCCGATTTACCATGCTGTATATGGCGGTTATTCTCCTAAATTTAAATCATTGGATGACCTTCCAGATGGAGCAACTGTGGCAATTGCGAATGATCCGACTAATATAAGCAGATCTCTTGCGCTTATGGATAAGTATGGCTTGATTAAGCTGAAAGATGATGCAACTAGCACGGATGCTACAGAGGCAGATATTGTTGAAAACAAACGTAACTTTAAAATCAAAAAAGTAGATTTACTTATGCTTGCCCGTGTATATGAAGATACAGATTTAACAATCATGACTCCTGCTTATGCTGAGCCGTTAGGGTTGAAGCCAAACAAGGATGCTCTGTTAACAGAAGGAATTGAGTCTGCATTTGCAATTACCCTTGTAGCTCGCAAGGATAATGCTGATTCAGAAGCAATCAAACTGCTAGCTGAAAAAATGACAGGACCAGAAGTGAAGAAATTCCTTGAGGAAGACTATAAAGATTCTGCATTGCCAGCATTTTAA
- a CDS encoding 3D domain-containing protein — MSLIKKMMVLSLICASFFSTSLMAHAETSQETLTNGKSKLEENDRLLDEKEQEQQQASKELKAVQDELESTEGQLEASKKEISSIEGKIEETKLLIEEKKDQIVELEDKVLERKDVMKDRLVALQNTDKTNIIMEVILSAQDLSDFLDRAAAVSAFYNGDKDLLEQQQQDLETIEAEKKDVDEKEAELQQSYESLAENQSVLEANLEKRQVAVTEANKKYKSISKEIKIAESEKAAIQAELKNAEESIKKQKEEAAARKKVIVQQQTAVSAETTEAPKSSSSSKGKSNSSSNSNKNSSPKKESSSSETMYVSATAYSHESTKSDYTALGYNIKKNANMKLIAVDPAVIPLGSKVWVEGYGEAIAGDTGGAIKGHKIDVLMPNNGKAKAWGRKTVKVKILD; from the coding sequence AAAAATGATGGTTTTATCATTAATTTGTGCTTCTTTTTTTTCTACTTCATTGATGGCACATGCAGAAACGAGTCAAGAAACACTTACAAATGGTAAAAGCAAACTAGAAGAAAACGATAGATTGCTCGATGAAAAAGAGCAAGAACAGCAGCAAGCATCGAAGGAGCTTAAAGCTGTGCAGGATGAGCTTGAATCTACAGAAGGCCAATTAGAGGCTAGTAAAAAAGAAATCTCATCCATTGAAGGTAAAATAGAAGAGACGAAACTTCTGATAGAAGAGAAAAAAGATCAGATTGTTGAGTTAGAAGATAAAGTGCTAGAACGTAAGGATGTCATGAAGGATAGATTGGTAGCCTTACAAAATACAGATAAAACAAACATAATTATGGAAGTTATACTTAGTGCTCAAGATTTATCTGATTTCTTAGATCGTGCAGCAGCTGTATCAGCTTTCTATAATGGCGATAAAGACCTTCTGGAACAGCAGCAGCAGGATCTCGAGACTATTGAGGCAGAAAAGAAGGATGTGGATGAAAAAGAGGCAGAGCTTCAGCAAAGCTATGAATCATTAGCTGAAAATCAATCTGTTCTTGAAGCGAACCTGGAAAAAAGACAGGTAGCTGTAACTGAAGCAAATAAAAAGTACAAAAGCATCTCAAAGGAAATTAAGATAGCAGAGTCAGAAAAGGCAGCTATCCAAGCAGAATTAAAGAATGCAGAGGAAAGCATCAAGAAACAGAAAGAAGAGGCAGCAGCACGTAAAAAGGTAATTGTGCAGCAACAAACTGCAGTATCTGCTGAAACGACTGAGGCACCCAAATCTTCTTCATCCTCTAAAGGTAAGAGTAATTCAAGCTCAAATTCAAATAAGAATTCAAGCCCTAAAAAGGAAAGCAGCAGTTCAGAGACAATGTATGTATCTGCAACAGCATACAGCCATGAAAGCACAAAGTCTGATTATACAGCCCTTGGTTATAATATCAAGAAGAATGCGAACATGAAGCTGATAGCAGTTGACCCTGCAGTTATCCCATTAGGCAGCAAAGTTTGGGTAGAAGGCTATGGTGAGGCAATCGCTGGCGATACAGGCGGTGCTATTAAAGGCCATAAAATCGACGTTCTGATGCCTAATAACGGCAAAGCAAAAGCTTGGGGACGAAAGACAGTTAAAGTGAAAATACTTGATTAA